CCTAGTTATTCCCTTCCAGCGAGTGTTAGACCCATTTTCATACCCACAGTTCACGGTATGCGTTCACCGCGATGGATCCCGGGTCGAACTGGTGCACTTCTTAACCTTTCTGGGACCACAAATATCATTGAAGCAACCAAGGCGATCTTGGAAGGGCTTGCTTTCAATTTGAGAAGGGCGTTCGAGACAGTTTCAAGACAGACTAAAGACTTAGGAGAGATATCAGATGTTGTAGCCACTGGTGGAATGTGCCAGATAACTAACTGGTTGAATTTTCTTGCGACTATCTTAGACAGAAGGATCATAACTCGGCAAAACAGATATGATGCTGCTAACGGTGCTATTTTGCTGTATCTGAAGGGGACCTCAAGAGGTTTATTAAGGAAACTCGCNNNNNNNNNNACTCGCTGAGGAGAACTCCATTTTCCTACCCGAGGAGCGGGTCGTACCGATATACGATGAACTTTACTCTCGTTGGCTTAAGGAAATGCGAAGGTTAGAAAGGAGGTGAAGCGTAGTGTATGTGGAATTATCTCACATGCTTGATGGTTCAATACGTTGATGATGAGATACATACTCGCATTGCTAACGGCGTTCAATGTCTCTGCGGGTATTAAGTACATTGTTGAAGGTGTTGTCATCTTCACAATGGTAGCTGTGCTCGCTTTCCGTGAGAAGGGAGGGAACATGTAGTATGTCGAAGGTTGTAATTAGAAACGTGGACGCAAGAAATTTATTGCTCGGAGTATATCAGTGCTTTGAAAAACTTGGAGGAATCGGGCATTTCGTACCACATGGGTGTAGAATCATCATAAAACCTAATTTTGTTGGTCCTGTGGCGAGTGAACAAGGTGGAACTACTGATCCGTACCTCGTGGCTGCCCTTGCCAGAGTGGCCCTGGAGAATGGCGCGAGGGCTGTGTATATAGTTGAATCGTCTGCAACGTGTTTTAGTACAAACGAAGTAATACAAAAACTTGGCCTAAGAGATGCACTCCGAGAATTCAAGTGCGAACAAGCGAGCTTCGTTAACCTTGATGAAGAGAAAATTGTCAAGGTGAGAACCCCTGAAGGCTTTTTCCTCAAAGAAATACCTTTCCCAGAGTTGGTGACAAAAGTTGATTTTATTTGGAATGTTCCAAAGTTGAAGGTTCACTACGTAGACGTTATCACTTGTGCTGTAAAAAACTATGTTGGTTTCCTGCCAAGAGAGTTTAGGCTTCTAGTGCATCAAACCAGACTCAGTAGCATCGTTGCGATGATTCACAAGCTATTTCCTGAATCGCTCGTAATAACTGATGCGTTGACTTTAGGGAGCCATGAAGGTCCTCTCAACGTGAGACCTGTTCACTTCGGTTATCTCATAGCGAGTACCGATCCTGTTGCGAATGATGTAGTTGCCGGCAAGATCTTGGGTTTTCAACCGGAGGAGATAGAATACGCTATGAACGCTTATAACCTTGGCCTCGGGGACATTAATCCTACTGTTGAGGGCGAAGGAATAGTTCTTGAGGTTCTCAGAAGGGAACCAATTGTCAAAAGACCTGTCAGGGGCATCATTGAACGGTATGGACCATTCAGGATCGTTTTAGGTGGAGCCTGCTCAGGATGCCTCACATGGCTGAAGGGAACTTTGGAAGGATGGATCCTGGACGGCACAATGGAAAGGCTCCAGAAAAGCGGGGTAAGAGTAAGTGTTATGCTGGGTTACAACGCCGTAGATGAACGCTTCGATGAATTCATTGAGAAGATGCCATACGTGGTAATTGGTGATTGTACACCCGATAAATACAAGAATAATCCTGACGTCATACGTGCCAGTGGGTGTTGCCCTGGCGAAAAGATTCAGTTCGCACTTGAGGAAGCGCTGCGCTGTCAAGGTTTCAACTTAAAGTAATCAGAGGCATCAAATTGCAAAGTATTGCGTTGTTTAGATTGGGTTTTGTGATCATCGAAGCTCGTCTGAATCCAAGCAAGGAGGATGAAGTTATGCCGAAAGTTCTGATTGCTACCCGCACTTTTGGGAAATACTCGCAAGAGCCGCTTGAGCTTTTAAGGAAATACAGTTTCGAGATTCTAATTTATGAAAAAGAGGTTTTGCCGGAGACCTTGGGTGACGTGGATGCTTTGATAGTTGGTACTCCGAAAGTGACAAGAGACATTCTCGCGAACTCAAATTTAAAAATCATAGCAAAGCACGGTGTGGGCGTCGACAATATCGATTTGAAGGCGGCTACGGAGCTAGGAATACCTGTGACGGTGACACCGGGTGCAAACACCGAGTCCGTTGCGGAGTTGACCATTGGTCTTATCTTCGTCCTCGCGAGGAATATAGTTTCTACGCACATAGAGTTGTTCCAGGAACATTCCTGGCACGGTAACGTCGGGATCGAAATCTATGGTAAAGTCCTTGGCCTAGTGGGCTTCGGTGCTATTGCACGAGAAGTAAACAAGCGAGCTGCTTGCCTTGGTATGAAGGTGATCGCATATGATCCCTACGTGCCGGCTAAGGAAATTCAGAATGCCGGTGCAAAACCAGCAATTTTGGAGGAGGTTCTCCAGCTATCGGATTTTGTGTCGATACACGTTCCGTTGACTGAAGAAACAAAGGGTTTGATCGGGGAAAAAGAGTTAAGGCAAATGAAGAGAAGCGCCTTCTTGATAAACACAGCAAGAGGTGGAATCGTTGACGAGGAGGCCTTGGCGACAGCTTTGAAAGAGGGATGGATAAGTGGGGCGGCGTTGGATGTCTTCTCACAGGAACCGCCGAATTTTGACTCGCCTCTATTCGGTTGCAATAACCTCGTAACCACTCCTCACATGGGTGCCCACACAATTGAGGCTGTTTATCGGATGAACATAATGGCTGCCCAAGCGGTGATTGACTTCTTTCAGGGGCGCATACCAAAGCATGTCGTTAACCAGGAAGTGTTGTCAAAATTGTTAAAAGCAAAGGGGTCGTCACTATGAAAGTGAAATACTATGATTTCGCCGAATGCGAGATCCCCAACGATCGGCTTAAAGCTGTCTTGGAGCCACGTCATGTGAATGGTATGGAGCGAGCAGAGTTCGAAGAAAAATTGCAGTCCATCTTGAGGGAGAGACTTGCGCCAGAACTTGTCGGTGTCAGAAGGTTGTTGCTACTAGTTGATGATATAACCAGGCAAACACCTGTATCTTGGATTCTACCAACTATCTTTGACATTGCAAATTCCTGTGGGGTCAAAGATGAGTACATAACCATCCTTGTGGCGACGGGAACTCACAGGCGTATGACACTTTCTGAGCAATTGAAAAAGTATGGTGAGACAGCTGTAAAGAGAGTTAGGATTTTCTTCCACAACTACAAAACAGATGTTGTTGAAATTGGCAGAACGGAAAGAGGTACTCCGATAGTAGTTAATAAACTTGTTTTGGAAAACGACTTCATAATTGGGATTGGCATGGTCACACCGCACAGGGTTGCTGGGTACAGTGGGGGAGGAAAGATAGTCCAACCCGGTATTTCTGGGAGAGAAACCACGGGGCAAACCCACTGGTTGAGTGCTCAGTTCGCAGGATGCGAGATTTTGGGGAAAGTAGATAATCCGGTACGAGAAGAAATTGAAGCTGTAGCAAAAGCAGCCGGTTTGAAGTTCATAATAAACATTGTACCTGATAGAAGCGGAAAGCCTATCGNNNNNNNNNNAGCCTATCGAGCTATTCGCTGGGAAACCGCTTGAAACGTTCCGCAAAGCAGCCGAATTTGCAAGAAGCGTCTTTGGGGTTGCCGCCAGAACATCAAAAATAGTTCTCACCGATTCTTACCCGGCAGACATCGAAATGTGGCAAGCGTCGAAGGGGATATACTCAGCCGATCTTGTTCTTGAAGATGGTGGAGCTTTGATACTGGTTTCACCATGCTTCGAGGGGGTCGGGGCAGAATTTGGAGATCTCATAATCAAGTATGGGTATAAAGGCTTTAAAGATGTGAAGTTCCTCGTTGAATCAGGTGAACTGACAAACCTCATAGTTGCAGCACATCTCGTTCATGTGGGGCGTGTGATAAAGGATAAAGGGATTGGAATACTTGTCTCACCAGGCATTGAAGGTGGGATCGCAAGAAAATTAGGATTCATTCCGGCCAAGACTTTGGACGAAGCACTGAAAATAGCCGAAGCCTTAGTTGGTATGCAAGATATAGTTGTTTGTAAGTGTGGAGGAGAACTGCTCCCCGTGTTTGAAAGAGAGGAGGAGCCTACGTGGAAGCCTTAATGCAAACCTTCACGACAGGTATGTCTGTTGTGATTCGCCCCGAGAATTTACTTGTGCTCTCCGTTGGTATTCTGTGGGGCATGGTTTTTGGAGCTATCCCAGGGTTGACAGCAACAATGGGTGTTGCACTTGCCTTACCATTGACTTTCGGAATGAATCCATTTACAGGACTTATACTGTTGTCAAGTATCTACATTGGTGGCATATCTGGTGGTTTCATATCAGCGGGACTCCTCAACATGCCCGGCACTCCTTCCTCGGTCGCAACAACGTTCGAAGCCTATCCAATGGCTCAAAAAGGTAAGGCTTCGCTGGCTATGGCTTTGAGCTTGATGTCTTCGTTCTTAGGGGGCACTGTCGCTATTTTCCTTATGATTGTCGCCACCTATGCGCTTGCTCAAATCGCCCTGAAATTTGGACCTTTTGAGTATTTCGCGCTCGGAATACTTGCGTTTGCCGGTTGCATAGGAATGATGGAAGGCGGAATTTTGAAGAATGCGCTTGGCATAGTTCTTGGTCTGTTACTTGCCACAGTTGGTTCAGACGTATTAACGGGAGTGGGTAGGTTAACTTTTGGTATACCCGATTTGGTTGCAGGAATAGATATTCTTCCATTACTTATAGGCTTGTTTGGAATCTCAGAGGTGCTCTTGGCAATTGAGAGAAAGCTACAGAATGTCGTACCTGTAGAGGCTCGAAAAGCTCACATGGGTTTTAGTGTTGTTAA
The nucleotide sequence above comes from bacterium. Encoded proteins:
- a CDS encoding FGGY-family carbohydrate kinase gives rise to the protein MRSPRWIPGRTGALLNLSGTTNIIEATKAILEGLAFNLRRAFETVSRQTKDLGEISDVVATGGMCQITNWLNFLATILDRRIITRQNRYDAANGAILLYLKGTSRGLLRKLA
- a CDS encoding DUF362 domain-containing protein — its product is MSKVVIRNVDARNLLLGVYQCFEKLGGIGHFVPHGCRIIIKPNFVGPVASEQGGTTDPYLVAALARVALENGARAVYIVESSATCFSTNEVIQKLGLRDALREFKCEQASFVNLDEEKIVKVRTPEGFFLKEIPFPELVTKVDFIWNVPKLKVHYVDVITCAVKNYVGFLPREFRLLVHQTRLSSIVAMIHKLFPESLVITDALTLGSHEGPLNVRPVHFGYLIASTDPVANDVVAGKILGFQPEEIEYAMNAYNLGLGDINPTVEGEGIVLEVLRREPIVKRPVRGIIERYGPFRIVLGGACSGCLTWLKGTLEGWILDGTMERLQKSGVRVSVMLGYNAVDERFDEFIEKMPYVVIGDCTPDKYKNNPDVIRASGCCPGEKIQFALEEALRCQGFNLK
- a CDS encoding phosphoglycerate dehydrogenase, with the protein product MPKVLIATRTFGKYSQEPLELLRKYSFEILIYEKEVLPETLGDVDALIVGTPKVTRDILANSNLKIIAKHGVGVDNIDLKAATELGIPVTVTPGANTESVAELTIGLIFVLARNIVSTHIELFQEHSWHGNVGIEIYGKVLGLVGFGAIAREVNKRAACLGMKVIAYDPYVPAKEIQNAGAKPAILEEVLQLSDFVSIHVPLTEETKGLIGEKELRQMKRSAFLINTARGGIVDEEALATALKEGWISGAALDVFSQEPPNFDSPLFGCNNLVTTPHMGAHTIEAVYRMNIMAAQAVIDFFQGRIPKHVVNQEVLSKLLKAKGSSL
- a CDS encoding lactate racemase domain-containing protein; translation: MKVKYYDFAECEIPNDRLKAVLEPRHVNGMERAEFEEKLQSILRERLAPELVGVRRLLLLVDDITRQTPVSWILPTIFDIANSCGVKDEYITILVATGTHRRMTLSEQLKKYGETAVKRVRIFFHNYKTDVVEIGRTERGTPIVVNKLVLENDFIIGIGMVTPHRVAGYSGGGKIVQPGISGRETTGQTHWLSAQFAGCEILGKVDNPVREEIEAVAKAAGLKFIINIVPDRSGKPI